The following are from one region of the Corylus avellana chromosome ca1, CavTom2PMs-1.0 genome:
- the LOC132169855 gene encoding uncharacterized protein LOC132169855, with amino-acid sequence MDASIPNFIFYGAEHNAMDDDDWFAAMFMLLLEIDDTFDEAPEVERIPQRTSALQGAAFVQEVLVGHPGTCYKLFRMQRDTFVSLANVLRENYLEDSRSLRVEESLAIFCLIVGHRQGMRVVADRFQHSTETISRHFKHVMRALCNLGKTLIRPRQLDGVHPYIQGNPKYFPWFKDCVGAIDGTHIQAWVPAKKQNAFRGRKAVVSQNVVCACDFDMMFTFVYSGWERTTNDSRVFYDAVTRPKSEFPTPPEGHYYLVDSGFPCAKGYLPPYRGERYHLQDFRNGGDPQGFKELFNYRHSSLRMVIERCFGVLKRRFHVLNGMPKYKVCRQPLVVNACCTLHNFIRQANRDDMFFEHALLVNLGNGADYNNPYDFSNEAALIMANTRGQIAQLMWDNIHSPN; translated from the exons ATGGATGCATCTATCCCTAACTTCATTTTCTATGGTGCTGAGCATAATGCAATGGATGACGATGATTGGTTCGCAGCGATGTTCATGCTCCTACTTGAAATTGATGACACATTTGATGAAGCACCTGAAGTTGAGAGGATACCTCAGCGCACTTCGGCACTCCAGGGTGCCGCATTTGTGCAAGAAGTGCTAGTTGGTCACCCAGGTACTTGCTATAAGCTGTTTCGCATGCAAAGGGACACTTTTGTCTCATTAGCAAATGTTTTGAGGGAAAACTACCTAGAAGATAGTCGGTCACTGAGAGTGGAAGAATCACTGGCCATCTTTTGCCTAATAGTTGGCCATCGACAAGGGATGAGGGTTGTAGCGGACAGGTTCCAGCACTCCACTGAGACAATTTCACGCCATTTCAAGCATGTGATGAGGGCATTATGCAACTTGGGAAAGACCCTTATAAGGCCTAGGCAGCTCGATGGAGTGCACCCATACATACAGGGCAATCCAAAATACTTTCCATGGTTTAAG GATTGTGTGGGGGCCATTGATGGTACCCATATTCAAGCTTGGGTTCCGGCGAAAAAACAAAACGCATTTCGAGGACGAAAGGCAGTCGTGTCCCAAAATGTAGTGTGTGCTTGTGACTTCGACATGATGTTCACATTCGTGTATAGCGGGTGGGAGAGGACAACTAATGACTCAAGGGTCTTCTACGATGCCGTAACTAGACCTAAAAGTGAATTTCCTACACCACCGGAAG GTCACTATTACTTAGTTGACTCTGGGTTCCCATGCGCAAAAGGATACCTCCCCCCTTATCGAGGAGAAAGATATCATTTGCAAGATTTTCGAAATGGTGGTGACCCTCAAGGGTTCAAAGAATTGTTCAATTACCGTCATTCCTCACTTCGTATGGTAATTGAACGCTGCTTTGGAGTGCTGAAAAGGCGTTTCCATGTGCTAAATGGCATGCCCAAGTACAAAGTGTGTCGACAGCCCCTTGTAGTCAATGCATGTTGCACACTGCACAACTTTATCCGCCAGGCTAACCGTGATGATATGTTCTTTGAACATGCCCTTCTTGTGAATCTTGGCAATGGTGCTGATTACAACAACCCCTACGACTTCTCTAATGAAGCTGCTTTGATCATGGCAAACACAAGGGGCCAGATTGCGCAGTTGATGTGGGATAATATCCACTCGCCGAACTGA